One Streptomyces sp. CG4 genomic window, GTTCGGCCATTACGGATGTCGGTCCAAGCAGGCAAGATGGGCGACAGAGCAGTACACCTGCCGTACGAGAGGCGTTCAGACCGAGGACGCTCGGGCGATCAAGGTCGGCAACGCGCACGAAACGGTGGTGTGGTGTGATGCTCAGGTGCCCGACCGCCTGCCGGTGGCACCCGGGAAAGGCGGCCTGACCAGCAAGGATGGGGAAGCGGAAGATGGACAAGCAGCAGGAGTTCGTGCTCCGGACGTTGGAAGAGCGCGACATCCGGTTCGTGCGCCTGTGGTTCACCGACGTGCTGGGCTTCCTCAAGTCCGTCGCCGTGGCCCCCGCCGAGCTGGAGCAGGCCTTCGACGAGGGCATCGGATTCGACGGATCCGCCATCGAGGGCTTCGCCCGGGTCTACGAGTCCGACATGATCGCCAAGCCGGACCCCTCCACCTTCCAGGTCCTGCCCTGGCGCGCGGAGACCCCCGGCACCGCCCGCATGTTCTGCGACATCCTCATGCCGGACGGCTCGCCGTCCTTCGCGGACCCGCGCTATGTCCTGAAGCGCGCCCTGGCCCGCACCTCCGACCTGGGCTTCACCTTCTACACCCACCCCGAGATCGAGTTCTTCCTGCTGAAGGACCGCCCGCTGGACGGCTCCCGCCCCACCCCGGCCGACAACTCGGGCTACTTCGACCACACCCCGACCAACGTCGGCATGGACTTCCGCCGCCAGGCGATCACCATGCTGGAGTCGATGGGGATCTCGGTGGAGTTCTCCCACCACGAGGGCGCCCCGGGCCAGCAGGAGATCGACCTGCGCTACGCCGACGCGCTCTCCACCGCGGACAACATCATGACGTTCCGCCTGGTCATGAAGCAGGTCGCGCTGGAGCAGGGCGTCCAGGCGACCTTCATGCCGAAGCCCTTCTCCGAGCACCCGGGCAGCGGCATGCACACCCACCTCTCCCTCTTCGAGGGCGACCGCAACGCGTTCTACGAGTCGGGCTCCGAGTACCAGCTCTCCAAGGTCGGCCGCTCCTTCATCGCCGGCCTGCTCAAGCACGCGGCGGAGATCTCCGCGGTCACCAACCAGTGGGTGAACTCGTACAAGCGCATCTGGGGCGGCTCCGAGCGCACCGCGGGCGCCGGCGGCGAGGCTCCGTCGTACATCTGCTGGGGCCACAACAACCGCAGCGCCCTGGTCCGCGTCCCGATGTACAAGCCCGGCAAGACCGGCTCCGCCCGGGTCGAGGTCCGCTCCATCGACTCCGGCGCCAACCCGTACCTGGCCTACGCCGTCCTGCTGGCCGCCGGCCTGAAGGGCATCGAGGAGGGCTACGAGCTCCCGCCGGGCGCCGAGGACGACGTCTGGGCCCTCTCCGACGCCGAGCGCCGCGCGATGGGCATCGAACCCCTCCCGCAGAACCTCGGCGAGGCCCTCGCCCTGATGGAACGCAGCGACCTGGTCGCCGAGACCCTCGGCGAGCACGTCTTCGACTTCTTCCTGCGCAACAAGCAGGCCGAGTGGCACGAGTACCGCAGCGAGGTCACGGCCTTCGAGCTGCGGAAGAATCTGCCGGTGCTGTAGGCGCAGGTCGGGCGGGTTTCCGCCGAAATGATCCCTTGGGGCCGACGGTCGTGGACCGTCGGCCCCGTCGCGTCCCACTCCCTCTGGGCCGTCGTGGGTGTTCTCGGCCCGGCAGGTCCTTCTCGGCCGGGCCGGGCGTCACCCCGCGTCGGCTTCGGAGTTGGTCTCCTGGTACTGCTGCACGTGACCGGGCCGGGGCTTCACCTGACCGCCGTGGTCGCGGTTGTTGCAGGCGTCGTACACCGGCTGGCTGGTCCCGGGCACGACGAAGGGAACCAGTCCGAGGGCCTGCTGGCAGATCTTGTTCCCGGACAGGGTCCGGCCGGCGATGTTGATACGGCCGTGGTCGCCGTCGTGGGCGTGGGCCGGAGCGGCGAACCCGAGACCGGCCGCGGTGAGCGCGGCAAGAGCGGTGATCTTCTTCATAGCCTGGTCAACGACACCGGATCCGCCCAGGTCACGCGGCCGCGGCCGGTATGGCTATCCGACGTACGCCGGTGACACGGCGGCCTCGGTGATCCGCCGCGGCGCCCCCGACCCGTCGGCCGGAGCCTGGTACAGATCGGCGCCGTAGTCCCCCGGCAGCGCGTACACGACCGTACGGGCGTCCCGCCACACCGCCTGGTCGTCCACGCTCCTCCGCTCGGCCAGCGGGGTCTCCCGCATGGTGCGCAGGTCGAGGACGTACAGATGCCAAGGAGCGTCCTTCGGCAGCCCCTTGACCCGCTTCTTGTAGGCGATCCGCGTCCCGTCGGGCGAGAGCGAGGGACACTCGACATCGGCGTGCAGGGTCGTGACGGTACGGGCGCGCAGATCGCCCTGCACCAGATAGGTGCTGCCCTTGGTCGCGAGCGTCGCGTAGAAGGTGCGGTCGTCGCGGGCGAAGGTCACGCCCCAGAAGTTGGCGTCCGGCGCCCGGTACGGATGCCCGTCCTTGACGATCCGGAAGTCCTCCAGCGACGGGATCAGCCGGCCGCTCCGGGTGTCCACGATCGCCGTACGCGTCGAGAAGTTCGTACCGGCGTAACTGTCACCGCCCACGAACGCCGTCCAGGCGGCGAAGTGCCCGGTGGGGGAGACCCGGGCACGCGACGGAATCCCCGGTACGTCGTACGTGTGCACGGTCCGCAGCCGAGCGTCCAGAATCAGCGCCCGGTACGTGTCCGAAACCGCCCCATGCACCGCTTGCAGGCACACACCCGTCCCCGAAGCGGCGTAGAACCGCAGGCACTTGACGCCCGACGCGGTGCGCGCCCCCGACGGATCGCCCGCCGGAACGCTGACGACCTCGTCCCTATGCGGCCCCCACGCCATGTTCCGGAAGAGCAGCGACCCCTGCCCGGTCAGCGTCACCGCCCCCGGCGTGACCCGCGGACCGCCCGCCTGGGTGTGGTCGCGCCGGTCGGCCCGGGCCGAGGCATGCAGCACCGACGCGACCCCGATCGCCGCCAGCACGGCGACGGCCGAGACCAGGATCAGGACGCGGTTGCGTACGGTCATGCGGGCACCGTCCCCTTCGGGCGCAGGGTGAGGGAGAACAGGGCACAAGCGGCCAGCGCCACGGCCGCCCCCGCCAGCGCCGCGCGGTCGCCCCACACCGTCCAGGCCGCACCGAACAGCAGCGAGCAGGCGAACCGGGCCATGGCCTGCCCGGTCTGCACGAGGGCCAGCCCGGACGAGCGCAGCGCCTCCGGCACCCCGTCCGAGGCCGCCGCCATCAGCACCCCGTCGGTGGCCGCGTAGAAGGCGCCGTGCAGGGCGAGGACGACATACGGCAGCGCCGAGCCGCGCCACGCCGTGAGCAGCAACGCGTATGCGACCAGCAGACCACCGTGCCCGGCCACGAACACGGCCCACCGGCCCACCCGGTCCGCGAGCCGCCCGAGCACCACCGCGAGCAGCAGGAACGAGGCGGCCGTCCCGAGCGGCAGCAGGGCGAACCACCGGTCCGGCACACCCAGCCGGCGCTGCAGCAGCAGATAGACGAACGAGTCACTCACCG contains:
- the glnA gene encoding type I glutamate--ammonia ligase codes for the protein MDKQQEFVLRTLEERDIRFVRLWFTDVLGFLKSVAVAPAELEQAFDEGIGFDGSAIEGFARVYESDMIAKPDPSTFQVLPWRAETPGTARMFCDILMPDGSPSFADPRYVLKRALARTSDLGFTFYTHPEIEFFLLKDRPLDGSRPTPADNSGYFDHTPTNVGMDFRRQAITMLESMGISVEFSHHEGAPGQQEIDLRYADALSTADNIMTFRLVMKQVALEQGVQATFMPKPFSEHPGSGMHTHLSLFEGDRNAFYESGSEYQLSKVGRSFIAGLLKHAAEISAVTNQWVNSYKRIWGGSERTAGAGGEAPSYICWGHNNRSALVRVPMYKPGKTGSARVEVRSIDSGANPYLAYAVLLAAGLKGIEEGYELPPGAEDDVWALSDAERRAMGIEPLPQNLGEALALMERSDLVAETLGEHVFDFFLRNKQAEWHEYRSEVTAFELRKNLPVL
- a CDS encoding TolB family protein gives rise to the protein MTVRNRVLILVSAVAVLAAIGVASVLHASARADRRDHTQAGGPRVTPGAVTLTGQGSLLFRNMAWGPHRDEVVSVPAGDPSGARTASGVKCLRFYAASGTGVCLQAVHGAVSDTYRALILDARLRTVHTYDVPGIPSRARVSPTGHFAAWTAFVGGDSYAGTNFSTRTAIVDTRSGRLIPSLEDFRIVKDGHPYRAPDANFWGVTFARDDRTFYATLATKGSTYLVQGDLRARTVTTLHADVECPSLSPDGTRIAYKKRVKGLPKDAPWHLYVLDLRTMRETPLAERRSVDDQAVWRDARTVVYALPGDYGADLYQAPADGSGAPRRITEAAVSPAYVG